A genomic region of Kribbella sp. NBC_00382 contains the following coding sequences:
- a CDS encoding ABC transporter ATP-binding protein gives MEALELIGLTKTFGDQRAVDQLSLTVPRGSFFGLLGPNGAGKTTSLSMAVGLLRPDAGTAKIFGVDVWADPVQAKALVGVLPDGLGMPERLTGREVLTYLGLLRGLPAPEVQARTTELLEVLELDHEDDKQVIGYSTGMRKKLGLAVALLHAPRLLVLDEPFEAVDPVSAATIRTILNRFIAGGGSVVMSSHVMALVEQLCDRVAVVTAGKVVAEGTISEVRAGGTLEDAFVSLVGASTRGAEGLAWLSV, from the coding sequence ATGGAAGCCCTCGAGTTGATCGGCCTGACCAAGACCTTCGGTGACCAGCGAGCGGTCGACCAGCTGAGCCTGACGGTGCCCCGCGGCTCCTTCTTCGGCCTGCTCGGTCCCAACGGCGCAGGCAAGACCACCTCGCTCTCGATGGCGGTCGGCCTGCTCCGCCCCGACGCGGGTACGGCGAAGATCTTCGGCGTCGACGTGTGGGCCGACCCGGTCCAGGCGAAGGCCCTGGTCGGCGTACTCCCCGACGGTCTCGGCATGCCCGAGCGGCTGACCGGCCGAGAGGTGCTCACCTACCTCGGTCTGCTCCGCGGTCTTCCGGCGCCCGAAGTGCAAGCCCGTACTACGGAACTGCTCGAAGTACTCGAATTGGACCACGAGGACGACAAACAGGTCATCGGCTACTCCACCGGAATGCGCAAGAAGCTAGGCCTGGCCGTCGCCCTGCTGCATGCGCCAAGGTTGCTCGTCCTCGACGAACCCTTCGAGGCCGTCGATCCGGTCTCGGCCGCGACCATCCGGACGATCCTCAACCGCTTCATCGCCGGCGGCGGCTCGGTGGTGATGTCGAGCCACGTGATGGCCCTGGTCGAGCAGCTCTGCGATCGCGTCGCCGTCGTCACGGCCGGGAAAGTAGTTGCTGAGGGCACCATTTCGGAGGTGCGGGCGGGTGGCACCCTGGAGGATGCGTTCGTCTCGCTGGTCGGCGCCTCGACGCGTGGGGCGGAGGGACTGGCATGGCTCTCGGTCTGA
- a CDS encoding ornithine cyclodeaminase family protein, translated as MTAADGGGALPVLGLAEISALATPDVIFAAVREALIAHAEGRTSVPPPMVLEFPDHAGDCHVKAGHVAGSPHFSVKVASTFASVNNGLILVIDATTGAPAAVLADEGMLTAWRTAAAGALITHALTPPEVDEVSVLGTGEQALLQVTWLRKLRPITKVHVWGRRPEAAARLCQALQREGITATADALEAGAPCVITTTAARSPLPLKAFRGAVHITGIGTDMPGKNELPPELFTDALIVTDDHAQCLHHGDFGNAVRAGVVPPDADLPVGAFLKTTSEAPRPGRSIADLTGVGATDAAVASAVLTTQQAASTE; from the coding sequence ATGACCGCCGCTGATGGCGGTGGTGCTCTTCCTGTTCTCGGACTCGCTGAGATCAGCGCGCTCGCGACGCCCGACGTGATCTTCGCCGCCGTCAGGGAAGCGCTGATCGCCCATGCCGAAGGCCGCACGTCGGTCCCGCCGCCGATGGTGCTGGAGTTCCCCGACCACGCGGGCGACTGCCACGTGAAGGCAGGCCACGTCGCCGGCTCGCCGCACTTCTCGGTGAAGGTCGCCAGCACCTTCGCCTCGGTCAACAACGGTCTGATCCTCGTCATCGACGCAACAACCGGTGCCCCAGCCGCAGTACTGGCCGATGAAGGCATGCTGACCGCCTGGCGCACAGCCGCCGCCGGCGCCCTGATCACCCATGCCCTCACTCCACCCGAGGTCGACGAGGTCTCGGTCCTGGGCACCGGCGAACAGGCGCTCCTCCAGGTCACCTGGCTGCGCAAACTCCGCCCCATCACCAAAGTCCACGTCTGGGGCCGTCGCCCCGAAGCCGCCGCCCGCCTTTGCCAAGCCCTTCAACGCGAGGGCATCACCGCCACCGCCGATGCCCTCGAAGCCGGCGCCCCGTGCGTCATCACCACGACGGCCGCCAGATCCCCGTTACCCCTGAAGGCCTTCCGCGGCGCCGTCCACATCACCGGGATCGGCACCGACATGCCCGGCAAGAACGAACTACCGCCAGAGCTCTTCACCGACGCGCTGATCGTCACCGACGACCACGCTCAATGCCTCCACCACGGCGACTTCGGCAACGCGGTGAGAGCCGGTGTAGTACCGCCCGACGCAGACCTTCCGGTGGGAGCGTTCTTGAAAACAACCTCCGAAGCGCCGCGGCCTGGCAGGTCGATAGCCGATCTGACCGGCGTCGGCGCAACCGACGCGGCGGTAGCTTCCGCAGTGCTGACGACCCAGCAAGCCGCCTCGACTGAGTAG
- a CDS encoding MarR family winged helix-turn-helix transcriptional regulator, whose amino-acid sequence MKYQPGEVALAVKRLQYRHHRALSHALAPLGLSLVQWDTLRHLHRKPDASLHDLAVLTFQTDQSFGSLATRMADRGLIERVPGPGRAVRHQLTEEGARLRAAGQDAVDGVVESSFQALTPAQTDQLGDLLTLALGADPTA is encoded by the coding sequence ATGAAGTACCAACCGGGCGAGGTCGCACTGGCCGTCAAGCGCCTGCAATACCGCCACCACCGCGCGCTGAGCCACGCGCTGGCGCCGCTCGGACTCTCGCTCGTGCAGTGGGACACCTTGCGTCACCTGCATCGCAAACCGGATGCCTCGCTGCACGATCTCGCCGTGCTGACCTTCCAGACCGACCAGTCCTTCGGCTCGCTCGCAACCCGGATGGCCGACCGCGGCCTGATCGAGCGGGTCCCAGGCCCGGGTCGGGCCGTGCGGCATCAACTCACCGAAGAGGGCGCACGCCTACGCGCCGCCGGCCAGGACGCGGTGGACGGCGTCGTCGAATCCTCGTTCCAGGCCCTGACCCCCGCCCAGACAGACCAACTCGGCGACCTTCTGACCCTCGCGCTCGGCGCAGACCCCACTGCCTGA
- a CDS encoding alpha/beta fold hydrolase: MTALTIQDIDRTRPFLLLHGGGGVATMAGFADLLAERTHSRVLLPTHPGFGGTPKPEGLTSVTELARLYVELLAELDLTDVTVLGNSFGGWLAAEIALQHNPRVSAAVIVDGIGIEVEGHPITDVSGLSVAELRSFSFHDPSKAPVPPAGTTGPSPDVLALIGYTGPAMLDPTLAKRLGEIDIPVHVLWGESDGIAGPEYGQAFADAIPVSTFTLIPRTGHLPQLETPEELLGALRVQLVELS, from the coding sequence ATGACGGCACTCACCATCCAGGACATCGATCGCACCCGGCCGTTCCTGCTCCTGCACGGCGGCGGTGGTGTCGCCACGATGGCGGGCTTCGCCGACCTGCTCGCTGAGCGCACTCACTCCCGGGTGCTGCTGCCGACCCATCCCGGCTTCGGTGGTACGCCGAAACCCGAAGGGCTCACCAGCGTCACCGAGCTGGCCCGCCTGTACGTAGAACTGCTGGCGGAGCTCGATCTCACCGACGTCACCGTGCTCGGCAACTCCTTCGGCGGCTGGCTGGCCGCTGAAATCGCCTTGCAGCACAACCCGCGAGTCAGTGCCGCCGTGATCGTCGACGGGATCGGCATCGAGGTCGAGGGACACCCGATCACCGATGTCAGCGGCCTGTCCGTCGCCGAACTCCGGTCCTTCTCCTTCCACGATCCGAGCAAGGCACCCGTCCCGCCGGCCGGGACGACCGGTCCGAGCCCGGACGTACTGGCGCTGATCGGCTACACCGGACCGGCCATGCTCGACCCGACGCTCGCCAAGCGGCTCGGCGAGATCGACATCCCGGTGCACGTGCTGTGGGGGGAGAGCGACGGCATCGCCGGACCGGAGTACGGGCAGGCCTTTGCGGACGCGATCCCGGTCTCGACCTTCACCCTGATCCCCCGCACGGGCCACCTGCCGCAGCTCGAGACGCCCGAAGAGCTGCTCGGCGCCCTCCGGGTCCAACTCGTCGAGTTGAGCTAG
- a CDS encoding PASTA domain-containing protein has translation MRIFWCAPLLLLAAACGVSDQPRPAATVTVTASQPTQQPTASETIVSPTPTPTSAASKPPTPPQTAREAVVPKVVGLNHQLAQDTMQAAGFYYLTEEDATGQGRLLINDRNWVVVSQSPEGGTTASLDTKILLRSKKIGE, from the coding sequence ATGAGGATCTTCTGGTGCGCGCCACTGCTGTTGCTGGCCGCTGCCTGCGGTGTTTCCGACCAGCCTCGCCCCGCGGCAACCGTGACGGTCACTGCTAGTCAGCCAACCCAGCAGCCGACGGCATCCGAGACGATCGTCTCGCCGACGCCGACGCCGACTAGTGCGGCCAGCAAGCCCCCGACTCCGCCGCAGACGGCGCGAGAGGCCGTAGTACCGAAGGTGGTCGGGCTGAACCACCAGCTGGCCCAGGACACGATGCAGGCGGCCGGCTTCTATTACCTGACCGAAGAGGACGCCACCGGCCAGGGACGGCTGCTGATCAACGACCGCAACTGGGTCGTCGTCAGTCAGTCGCCGGAGGGCGGTACCACCGCCTCGCTCGACACCAAGATCCTGCTCCGGTCGAAGAAGATCGGCGAATAA
- a CDS encoding PrsW family intramembrane metalloprotease → MKAQQLVRRWAWVGTFLIGGGLYLLVLAVLTDTGNPNLFPTMILLGALVVPLTFVMFAAGRSGRWLIDGPTLGGSLLFGGVVGVVVAGLLEYDAMRKLGALPMLGVGLIEEAAKLVVPAVLVLFFGHRYRHSIGGGIVIGVAVGTGFAVLETMGYAFVALLQSGGNVGAAEQTLFIRGLLSPAGHAAWTGITCWGLWRYAVAPSGKRFLGFLGMYAVAVALHTTWDGIGGRLTYAIVGAISIGLLLIGLRRAQRDDADRPIA, encoded by the coding sequence ATGAAGGCACAGCAGTTGGTGCGTAGGTGGGCCTGGGTCGGTACGTTCCTGATCGGCGGCGGGCTCTATCTGCTCGTCCTGGCGGTGCTGACCGACACCGGGAACCCGAACCTCTTCCCGACCATGATCCTCCTCGGCGCGCTCGTCGTACCGCTCACCTTCGTCATGTTCGCGGCCGGCCGCTCCGGTCGCTGGCTGATCGACGGCCCGACGCTGGGTGGCTCTCTGCTCTTCGGTGGTGTCGTCGGCGTGGTGGTCGCCGGGCTGCTCGAGTACGACGCGATGCGAAAGCTCGGGGCGCTCCCGATGCTCGGGGTCGGCCTGATCGAGGAGGCGGCCAAGCTGGTCGTGCCGGCCGTCCTGGTGCTCTTCTTCGGTCATCGCTACCGCCACTCGATCGGAGGCGGCATTGTGATCGGCGTCGCGGTCGGTACGGGGTTCGCAGTACTGGAGACGATGGGCTACGCGTTCGTCGCGCTGCTGCAGTCGGGCGGCAACGTGGGTGCGGCCGAGCAGACGCTGTTCATCCGCGGGCTGCTCTCGCCGGCCGGCCACGCCGCTTGGACCGGCATCACCTGCTGGGGTCTGTGGCGCTACGCCGTCGCACCGAGCGGCAAGCGATTCCTCGGGTTCCTCGGCATGTACGCCGTCGCCGTCGCCCTGCACACCACCTGGGACGGCATCGGCGGGCGGCTCACCTACGCGATCGTCGGCGCGATCAGCATCGGCCTCCTCCTCATCGGCCTCCGCCGAGCCCAGCGCGACGACGCTGATCGCCCAATTGCTTAA
- a CDS encoding S8 family peptidase, with protein MSSRIQPAVTVAAVLALSVAAVIPAGAAPPPTIPGTPRASGVPAGKAITLITGDVVEVTDAGGGKKAASVHPAPGRERIAFHTIEVDGGLRVLPSDAVPYISTGVLDANLFDVEELVADGFGDSAASTLPLIVRYADQSAARSQSLTGTTTTRALDSIDATAVRADKDELPALWKSLDPTANARALSRGIAKIWLDGRVRASLDKSVPQIGAPVAWQAGYEGSGVKVAVLDTGVDANHPDLQGKVKEAKDFSGSPTGPEDHFGHGTHVAATIAGTGAGAGGTRKGVAPKADLLIGKVLGDDGFGDESSIIAGMEWAAASGAKVVNMSLGGGPTDGSDPLSQAVDRITAASGTLFVVAAGNDGADQSIGTPGTAPSALTVGAVDRNDQLADFSSRGPRLGDNGLKPEITAPGVDIVAARAAGTIMGQPIDDLYTAASGTSMATPHVAGSAALLAQEHPDWKAEQLKNGLVSTAKTNPDLSVYAQGAGRVDVGRAVTQKVSATATADFGLVSASATRTITYRNDSAAPVTLALAVDVDNLDSKTPETQAFSVPSTVTVPAGSSVDVPLALDSAKLGRGLYSGWIVATGPDGVVTHTAVGTLKAGPQHKVTLRAVGLDGKPTGVPVISLFGDNSRSDVLAWIGDGGEYTAEVEEGTYLLHSLVEDYNVQDEKVSLFTDPNISITKDTEIVIDARKAVPITISTPKPSEQQAVLSYYVHRVYPNGRSISHGVMHFSTVKQVLVTPTKPVAGGSFEFSSRWQLVAPLVQAAIPGVSGPLDINLLHQSPSFEGKKRFTLVAPGADLRGVKGAIAVIKTNEDGDEKAQIDAAAKAGAAGIILVRPADWSAWTVWKPTGDREPIVALVTGSNDGQKLFDRIRKGKATIDLTLTTSSPYLYDVQQVSTGSIPKKIDYKVTSANSARVSTSYADNGGFNWAKEQRFGWRPWQEYSWNDAQRFVETPKVREEWVTTGDSLWQHRVHHLFTWDDMNPLAGGMTSGPRTYKPGSSSETWFGPVVRPAAAPGVVSTRTGDRLSLRVPAFVDADGHYTIGETTAASAVLSRDGAVVSELPDAWRDVITTGGDAAYKLELSTERKDTEGEWNWGTSTHTVWDFRSKQAPADKAVPLSLLQVGYDVPVDLTGRVAARPHVIGFSVKQQAGAVAARSTSLQASVSFDEGKTWKRIIAVGARGRYVAVVPAGKGTVSLKVVAGDNAGNKVTQTVIRAYGLK; from the coding sequence ATGTCCTCCCGGATCCAGCCCGCCGTCACCGTGGCGGCCGTCCTGGCGCTGAGCGTCGCCGCGGTCATCCCCGCCGGCGCAGCACCGCCTCCCACCATCCCCGGTACGCCGCGCGCGTCCGGCGTACCGGCCGGAAAAGCCATCACCCTCATCACCGGTGACGTCGTCGAGGTCACCGACGCCGGCGGCGGCAAGAAGGCCGCCAGCGTCCACCCGGCGCCGGGGCGCGAGCGGATCGCGTTCCACACGATCGAGGTCGACGGCGGCCTGCGGGTACTGCCGAGCGATGCCGTCCCGTACATCTCGACCGGCGTGCTCGACGCCAACCTTTTCGATGTCGAGGAACTGGTCGCCGACGGTTTCGGCGACTCGGCCGCGAGCACGCTGCCGCTGATCGTCCGGTACGCCGATCAGTCGGCCGCCCGTTCCCAGTCGCTGACCGGTACCACGACCACCCGCGCGCTCGACTCGATCGACGCCACGGCGGTTCGCGCCGACAAGGACGAGCTGCCCGCGCTCTGGAAGTCGCTCGACCCGACCGCGAACGCCCGCGCGCTGAGCCGTGGCATCGCGAAGATCTGGCTCGACGGCAGGGTCCGCGCGAGCCTCGACAAGAGCGTGCCGCAGATCGGCGCACCCGTCGCATGGCAGGCCGGATACGAGGGCAGCGGCGTCAAGGTCGCAGTGCTGGACACCGGTGTCGACGCCAACCACCCTGACCTGCAGGGCAAGGTCAAGGAGGCCAAGGACTTCTCTGGCAGCCCGACCGGACCGGAGGACCACTTCGGTCACGGCACCCACGTCGCGGCGACGATCGCTGGTACCGGCGCCGGCGCAGGTGGCACTCGCAAGGGCGTCGCCCCGAAGGCCGACCTGCTGATCGGCAAGGTCCTCGGCGACGACGGCTTCGGCGACGAGTCCTCCATCATCGCCGGAATGGAGTGGGCAGCGGCCTCCGGCGCGAAGGTCGTCAACATGAGCCTCGGTGGCGGCCCCACCGACGGCTCTGACCCGCTCAGCCAGGCCGTCGACCGGATCACCGCCGCGTCCGGCACCCTGTTCGTGGTGGCCGCCGGCAACGACGGCGCCGACCAGTCCATCGGCACCCCCGGTACTGCGCCGTCCGCGCTCACCGTCGGCGCCGTCGACCGCAATGACCAGCTGGCCGACTTCTCCAGCCGCGGACCGCGACTCGGCGACAACGGCCTGAAGCCCGAGATCACCGCGCCCGGCGTCGACATCGTCGCTGCCCGCGCGGCCGGAACGATCATGGGCCAGCCGATCGACGACCTCTACACAGCAGCCTCCGGTACTTCGATGGCGACCCCGCACGTCGCCGGCTCGGCCGCGCTGCTCGCCCAGGAGCACCCGGACTGGAAGGCCGAGCAGCTCAAGAACGGGCTGGTCAGCACCGCCAAGACGAACCCGGACCTGAGCGTCTACGCCCAGGGCGCCGGACGGGTGGACGTCGGTCGCGCCGTTACCCAGAAGGTCTCCGCGACCGCGACGGCCGACTTCGGCTTGGTCAGCGCCAGCGCGACCAGGACGATCACCTACCGCAACGACTCGGCCGCCCCGGTGACCCTGGCGCTGGCGGTGGATGTGGACAACCTCGACTCGAAGACGCCTGAGACCCAGGCCTTCTCGGTGCCGAGCACCGTCACCGTCCCGGCCGGTAGCAGCGTCGACGTACCGCTGGCTCTCGACTCGGCGAAGCTCGGTCGCGGCCTCTACAGCGGCTGGATCGTTGCCACTGGCCCCGATGGCGTGGTCACCCACACGGCGGTCGGCACGCTCAAGGCCGGGCCGCAGCACAAGGTGACGCTGCGCGCCGTCGGACTTGATGGCAAGCCCACCGGCGTACCGGTGATCAGCCTGTTCGGCGACAACTCGCGGTCCGACGTGCTCGCGTGGATCGGGGACGGCGGCGAGTACACGGCCGAGGTGGAGGAGGGCACATACCTGCTGCACTCGCTGGTCGAGGACTACAACGTGCAGGACGAGAAGGTCAGTCTCTTCACCGACCCGAACATCTCCATCACCAAGGACACCGAGATCGTCATCGACGCCCGCAAGGCGGTACCGATCACGATCTCGACGCCCAAGCCGTCCGAGCAGCAGGCGGTACTGAGCTACTACGTGCATCGCGTGTATCCCAACGGCCGCAGCATCAGCCACGGCGTGATGCACTTCAGCACGGTCAAGCAGGTACTCGTGACGCCGACCAAGCCCGTTGCGGGCGGCAGCTTCGAGTTCTCGTCGCGCTGGCAACTGGTCGCGCCGCTGGTACAGGCCGCGATCCCGGGAGTCAGCGGGCCGCTGGACATCAACCTGTTGCACCAGTCGCCGTCGTTCGAGGGCAAGAAGCGGTTCACCCTGGTCGCGCCCGGTGCTGACCTGCGTGGGGTGAAGGGTGCCATCGCGGTCATCAAGACCAACGAGGACGGCGACGAGAAGGCGCAGATCGACGCGGCCGCCAAGGCCGGTGCTGCGGGCATCATCCTGGTCCGGCCGGCGGACTGGTCAGCATGGACGGTGTGGAAGCCGACCGGCGACCGGGAGCCGATCGTGGCGCTGGTGACCGGCAGCAACGACGGCCAGAAGCTGTTCGACCGGATCCGCAAGGGCAAGGCCACGATCGACCTGACGCTGACCACCTCGAGCCCGTACCTGTACGACGTACAGCAGGTGTCGACCGGCTCGATCCCGAAGAAGATCGACTACAAGGTGACCTCGGCGAACAGCGCCCGGGTGAGCACTTCGTACGCCGACAACGGTGGCTTCAACTGGGCCAAGGAGCAGCGGTTCGGCTGGCGCCCCTGGCAGGAGTACTCCTGGAACGACGCGCAGCGCTTCGTCGAGACCCCGAAGGTCCGGGAGGAGTGGGTGACCACCGGTGACTCGCTCTGGCAGCACCGGGTGCACCACCTCTTCACCTGGGACGACATGAACCCGCTGGCAGGCGGGATGACGTCGGGGCCGCGCACCTACAAGCCGGGTTCGTCCAGCGAGACCTGGTTCGGCCCAGTGGTCCGGCCGGCGGCTGCTCCTGGCGTCGTCTCCACTCGGACAGGTGACCGGCTGTCGCTGCGGGTGCCGGCCTTCGTGGACGCCGACGGGCACTACACGATCGGGGAGACGACTGCCGCCTCTGCAGTCCTGAGCCGGGATGGTGCTGTCGTGTCGGAGCTGCCCGACGCCTGGCGGGATGTGATCACCACCGGTGGCGATGCGGCGTACAAGCTGGAGCTGTCGACTGAGCGGAAGGACACGGAGGGGGAGTGGAACTGGGGCACCAGCACTCACACCGTCTGGGACTTCCGGTCCAAGCAGGCTCCGGCGGACAAGGCGGTCCCGCTGTCGCTGCTGCAGGTCGGGTACGACGTTCCGGTTGATCTGACCGGGCGAGTGGCCGCTCGGCCGCATGTCATCGGGTTCAGCGTCAAGCAGCAGGCGGGTGCGGTTGCTGCGCGGTCTACCTCGCTGCAGGCGTCGGTGTCCTTCGATGAGGGCAAGACGTGGAAGCGGATCATCGCCGTCGGGGCACGGGGTCGCTACGTGGCCGTAGTACCGGCTGGCAAGGGGACTGTGTCGCTGAAGGTCGTTGCTGGTGACAATGCCGGCAACAAGGTGACTCAGACCGTCATCAGGGCCTACGGGCTCAAGTAG
- a CDS encoding helix-turn-helix domain-containing protein produces MHDGSLLDAEEEQAYRLLVGLSVARSAELAEVAKLPQHEAVEVLQRLQAKGLVAVQPGEDPLFRPLAPDVALGTTLLRRQESLESARKTVASLSEEFRASASRRDAHHLVEVIVGANVLRDRLRDLQESARTEILWFCRANPLAMQGAENTEEYGALSRGVRYRAIYERALLETPGELDTIAEGVSWGEEARTLPTLPVRLAIVDRATAVCPLVRDEEAGIGEPTAAVIGRGQLLDALLALFESHWEAATPVRMQSDEAQDPEGLDDNERFLLSLLVAGVPDKSIASQLGISRRTVQRRLDRMMSLAGVDTRTGLAFQAARRKWL; encoded by the coding sequence ATGCACGACGGATCGTTGCTGGACGCCGAGGAAGAGCAGGCGTACCGGCTGCTGGTCGGCCTGTCCGTGGCGCGGTCGGCGGAGCTCGCCGAGGTGGCCAAGCTGCCGCAGCACGAGGCGGTCGAGGTGCTGCAGCGACTGCAGGCGAAGGGCCTGGTCGCGGTCCAGCCGGGTGAGGATCCGCTCTTTCGCCCACTGGCTCCCGATGTGGCGCTCGGTACAACGTTGTTACGGCGGCAGGAGTCGCTGGAGTCGGCCCGGAAGACAGTGGCGTCGCTCAGCGAGGAGTTCCGGGCCAGCGCCAGCCGGCGGGACGCACACCACCTGGTCGAGGTGATCGTCGGGGCGAACGTGCTGCGCGACCGCCTCCGCGACCTGCAGGAGTCCGCGCGGACAGAGATCCTCTGGTTCTGCCGTGCCAACCCACTGGCAATGCAGGGCGCGGAGAACACGGAGGAGTACGGCGCACTCAGTCGCGGTGTCCGCTATCGGGCCATCTACGAGCGGGCGCTGCTGGAGACTCCAGGCGAACTGGACACCATCGCCGAGGGAGTGAGCTGGGGTGAGGAGGCACGGACGCTGCCAACGCTCCCAGTGCGGCTGGCGATCGTGGACCGCGCTACTGCGGTCTGCCCGCTCGTACGCGACGAGGAGGCGGGCATTGGCGAGCCGACTGCCGCAGTGATCGGCAGGGGTCAGCTACTGGACGCTTTGCTCGCCCTGTTCGAGAGTCACTGGGAGGCGGCGACTCCGGTACGGATGCAGTCCGATGAGGCGCAGGACCCCGAGGGCCTGGACGACAACGAGCGCTTCCTGCTGTCGCTGCTCGTCGCCGGCGTACCGGACAAGTCCATCGCGTCCCAGCTCGGCATCAGCCGTAGAACGGTGCAGCGTCGGCTCGACCGGATGATGTCGCTGGCCGGCGTGGACACCCGCACCGGCCTGGCCTTCCAAGCCGCCCGCAGGAAGTGGCTGTAG
- a CDS encoding pyridoxal phosphate-dependent aminotransferase produces the protein MPSLPDFKLETYFSRWEFSARYHLTASDAQTLAVSELLELADEDGLRRWETLALGYTETRGLPALREEIAGTYDFVVPEDVLCFAGAEEAIYLAMHALLEPGDHAVVLTPNYQAAETIPLAICEVTGVALVAESNWSLDVDAVECALRPNTKLVSVNFPNNPTGAVPDPETWLRLVRLCDERGITLFSDEVYRGLELDRPSLPQAADLSENALSLNVMSKAYGLPGLRIGWIACRDRALLDKLERAKHYTSICNSAPSEILALIGLRARDHLLERNRGIVATNLPLFEDFFSNYPDLFDFTRPQGGCVCYPRYLGADGVEAMCTDLVEQAGVLLLPSSIYHSELTETPTDRFRVGVGRLAPEEALAEWSTWLDKRQ, from the coding sequence ATGCCGAGTCTTCCTGACTTCAAGTTGGAGACGTACTTCTCGCGGTGGGAGTTCAGCGCGCGCTATCACCTGACCGCCTCGGACGCGCAGACGCTCGCGGTGTCCGAGTTGCTCGAGCTTGCCGATGAGGACGGGCTGCGGCGGTGGGAGACGTTGGCGCTGGGGTATACCGAGACGCGCGGGCTGCCGGCCTTGCGGGAGGAGATCGCTGGGACGTACGACTTCGTAGTACCGGAGGACGTGTTGTGTTTCGCCGGGGCCGAAGAGGCGATCTATCTGGCGATGCACGCGTTGCTGGAGCCCGGTGATCACGCGGTTGTACTGACGCCGAACTACCAGGCCGCCGAGACGATCCCGCTGGCCATCTGCGAGGTGACCGGTGTCGCATTGGTTGCCGAGAGCAACTGGTCGCTCGACGTCGACGCGGTCGAGTGTGCGCTCCGGCCGAATACCAAGCTGGTCTCGGTGAACTTCCCGAACAATCCGACCGGCGCCGTCCCGGATCCGGAGACCTGGCTGCGGCTGGTGCGCTTGTGCGACGAGCGTGGGATCACGTTGTTCAGCGACGAGGTGTACCGCGGCCTCGAGCTCGACCGCCCGTCCCTGCCACAGGCGGCCGATCTGTCGGAGAACGCTCTGTCGTTGAACGTGATGTCGAAGGCGTACGGCCTGCCAGGCCTGCGGATCGGCTGGATCGCATGCCGCGATCGAGCCCTCCTGGACAAACTGGAGCGGGCCAAGCACTACACGTCGATCTGCAACTCCGCCCCGAGCGAGATCCTCGCCCTGATCGGCCTGCGCGCTCGCGACCACCTGCTCGAACGCAACCGAGGCATCGTCGCCACCAACCTGCCGTTGTTCGAGGACTTCTTCAGCAACTACCCCGACCTCTTCGACTTCACCCGCCCGCAAGGCGGCTGCGTCTGCTACCCGCGCTATCTCGGCGCGGACGGCGTCGAGGCGATGTGCACCGACCTGGTCGAGCAGGCCGGCGTCCTACTGCTGCCCTCGAGCATCTACCACTCAGAGCTGACCGAAACCCCCACCGACCGCTTCCGCGTCGGTGTAGGCCGCCTCGCCCCCGAAGAAGCCCTGGCCGAATGGTCAACCTGGCTGGACAAACGCCAATGA